One Microplitis demolitor isolate Queensland-Clemson2020A chromosome 2, iyMicDemo2.1a, whole genome shotgun sequence DNA segment encodes these proteins:
- the LOC103579734 gene encoding bromodomain-containing protein DDB_G0280777, with product MINIFKNLIYKKSGEPVIKIEKNDSQDSGIEDINIHDDNNVSSNVDSGNKLNAVDVIELISDDEDDANDLISIEIQDDVPVKSISQIGITEVNKLSNSDDNSAIKNNIVSLIHEEVNGELNDDNLKLVHQNSSNSDLMLLLPDKNLVCQENELSSESLTAETDCQKENINNSNVVSNMITENEKEDGSNKNSMEKSLVLVENEKTSVIQHRVLTNTTIATTQQSHYYVINKAHVLKSAQHESPISSSENSQNNKVLMFVTPKRKKNQNISSDAEDNSNSKNYLLNPVHVVSSTPVLASQNKKSIKVPLKLNHSSFRLDGRTLPPAKKVFLNTQSSSKPTVENSNDKTTETAAPTPSVPTPCSESGTSNAKPKESSAGNNTEAVTPNLPATADSQSNIPVAKEPIIPSNKENVTGDTCTVPSNFQASAPAAEKSNPTPTSSKEVQTDQDPVPNCLKRKITDDNSTTASCSRCQEAPPAKKQKTQSSKENLESDAAINTEGSDVIIRLDGKSANKIEISNESLENGQQRQIISQFFDEINSVVILQPPSASQSIIRIVNKRFCHNNQKSTVNTSPEVIDCVNETSNNNETSNTNNNNNNNNNNNNNINKDSNNNENSNTQKTNKSNETANNNDNPRENSNNKNTNDSERLQNETLNISATPNNESLNNSKRPDNETSNSNQSSCINNQSTNNERVNVNLNSNVSENSNNLKNLNSNVKIPKNESTSSSAVPLQKTVKPEVNFAGTLSPSGWLQYGTRLLNRTDKICFTGEIDEERQTAIEKLGGQITDDPLVATILVADKFRRTFKFICAICKSIPIVATQWINDSINKNGFVNPHEYILKDAEAEKNYDFQLKDSLMKARKKQLLSDYTIVITASVNRPSVNELKSIIKLAGGRGLVRAPKYWGPKSMIISCDEDASKVRKILEKKPQNILCPVVTTDFILSSLLRQELQINTQNLKVEMKL from the exons atgataaatatattcaaaaatttaatatacaaaaaatccGGGGAACCAGttatcaaaattgaaaaaaatgattcgcAG GACTCAGGAATTGAAGATATTAATATacatgatgataataatgtatCAAGTAATGTTGATTCTGGTAATAAACTAAATGCTGTTGATGTGATTGAGTTAATAAgtgatgatgaagatgatgcCAATGATTTGATATCAATCGAGATCCAAGATGATGTCCCTG tAAAAAGTATTTCTCAAATTGGAATTACGGaagtcaataaattatcaaactcGGATGACAATtcggcaataaaaaataatatagtatCTTTGATTCATGAAGAAGTTAATGGTGAActaaatgatgataatttgaAGTTAGTGCACCAAAACTCTTCAAATTCAGATTTGATGCTACTATTACCTGATAAGAACTTAGTTTGCCAGGAAAATGAATTAAGCAGTGAATCATTGACTGCAGAAACGGATTGCcagaaagaaaatataaataatagtaatgtgGTATCAAATATGATTactgaaaatgaaaaagaagatggtagcaataaaaattcaatggaAAAGAGTTTGGTGCttgttgaaaatgaaaaaacgaGCGTTATTCAACATCGAGTATTAACGAATACGACTATCGCTACAACTCAGCAAAGTCATTATTATGTCATCAACAAAGCACATGTTCTTAAGTCAGCCCAACATGAATCTCCAATTTCCTCAAGTGAAAATTCTCAAAACAATAAAGTTTTGATGTTCGTTACtcccaaaagaaaaaaaaatcaaaatatatcttCGGATGCTGAagataattcaaattcaaaaaattatttattaaatccaGTCCATGTTGTTTCTTCAACGCCGGTTCTTGCatcgcaaaataaaaaatcaatcaaagtcccattgaaattaaatcacaGCAGTTTTAGACTCGATGGTAGAACATTACCGCCagctaaaaaagtatttttaaatactcagtCATCATCAAAACCAACAGTTGAAAATTCTAATGATAAAACTACAGAGACTGCTGCACCCACCCCATCTGTTCCTACTCCTTGTTCTGAAAGCGGAACTTCAAATGCGAAACCAAAAGAATCATCAGCAGGAAATAATACAGAGGCTGTTACTCCCAATCTTCCAGCAACTGCTGACTCTCAGTCAAATATTCCAGTGGCTAAAGAGCCGATAATTCCATCGAATAAAGAAAATGTTACAGGTGATACTTGTACTGTACCTTCTAATTTTCAAGCATCTGCTCCTGCGGCTGAAAAATCAAACCCAACACCGACATCTTCAAAAGAA gtCCAGACGGATCAAGATCCGGTACCGAATTGTTTGAAACGTAAAATTACTGATGATAATTCAACAACTGCGTCTTGTTCTCGTTGTCAAGAAGCTCCTCcagctaaaaaacaaaagacaCAGTCATCAAAAGAg AACTTGGAAAGTGATGCTGCCATCAATACTGAAG GTTCTGATGTAATTATACGTTTGGACGGAAAGTCagcaaataaaattgaaatatcaaATGAATCATTGGAAAATGGGCAACAACGACAAATTAtaagtcaattttttgatgaaataaattctGTTGTTATTTTACAACCACCATCGGCATCACAATCAATAATAAGAATAGTTAATAAACGGTTCTGTCACAATAATCAAAAGTCAACGGTTAATACGTCACCAGAAGTTATTGATTGTGTTAATGAAacttcaaataataatgaaacttctaatactaataataataataataataataataataataataataatattaataaagattcaaataataatgagaatTCAAATACCCAAAAGACAAATAAGAGCAATGAAACggctaataataatgataatccTAGGGAAAATTCGAATAACAAAAATACTAATGATAGTGAGAGGCTTCAGAATGAAACTTTGAATATTAGCGCGACCCCTAataatgaaagtttaaataatagcAAAAGGCCGGATAATGAAACTTCAAACAGTAATCAATCGTCttgtattaataatcaatcgaCTAACAATGAAAGAGTAAACGTCAATTTGAATTCGAATGTTagtgaaaattcaaataatttaaaaaatttgaattcaaatgtaAAGATTCCAAAAAATGAATCAACTTCAAGCTCTGCGGTACCTTTACAAAAAACCGTGAAACCGGAAGTTAATTTTGCTGGGACATTATCTCCTTCTGGATGGTTACAATACGGCACTCGTTTACTTAACAGAActgataaaatttgttttactgGTGAAATTGATGAAGAACGTCAGACGGCAATAGAAAAActtg gaGGACAAATTACAGATGATCCATTAGTTGCCACTATTTTGGTAGCTGACAAATTTCGaagaacatttaaatttatttgtgcaATCTGCAAATCCATTCCTATTGTCGCGACTCAGTGGATCAATGAtagcattaataaaaatggtttTGTTAACCCACATGAGTATATACTGAAAGACGCAGAAGCTGAAAAGAATTATGACTTTCAACTGAAAGACAGTCTTATGAAAGCAAGAAAGAAACAGCTTTTAAGTGACTACACTATTGTTATTACAGCGAGCGTTAATCGTCCGAGtgttaatgaattaaaaa gtattattaaattagctGGAGGTCGTGGGTTAGTAAGAGCTCCGAAATACTGGGGACCCAAATCCATGATAATAAGCTGTGATGAAGATGCTTCGAAAGTACGAAaaatactagaaaaaaaaccgCAAAATATTTTGTGTCCTGTCGTAACGACAGACTTTATTTTGTCTAGCTTACTGAGGCAAGAATTGCAAATTAATACTCAAAACCTCAAagttgaaatgaaattataa
- the LOC103579703 gene encoding uncharacterized protein LOC103579703 produces the protein MLNIVKNHLERRSKLIKASRENGKIKKRTTEVMGSVASVLGISTLASNTSNAVENSNGGNCVLESSTNMPVKSLNNGENVNTTQVEETSIKRQSKLIITKVENNKIIVARKINTTQKSVKFVKSYSNNDTINTGGKTTPEESAVSSTVPHDPAVEESGALRKISNDVAISDTVSLKNAVTKYRNAEKIIDLGDSSDSGSTIVLSYDLNKNKKMKKSKNCSSKNPKRVLMNFPKNLNGRSALSVHKKFNKSVTVISSSKLADKKNNKSQDIYADDSDLTVMFMAGEPNKSQSIIKNETNDAYAGDSDSTLVLTPDEQNKSQSVDKNKVNTCLGDYDSPLTLTPDEPSKLQNIIKNKINDVYEGDSDTTLMLTPDEPNNSQNIIKNKVDDIYEGDSDVTVLLTPTEECENRKKLTNKTKESTETPEKESKNSGTWKNLRSQSTETKAPCALSSQELKEEASRTFRDGSINLSGLSAHQLEEKLSEIIADGGSSQLEPQSHLLTQENVLKSSQNDDDSAHKSDKTNSLEETLKLNETLDIQELDDTLKLSQTNESTDSSLIHLNYQSYDENSDGELTDSSLGKLVIDESRDKTINSMGPLNISNVDQNNDALDNKEGSADVSIKSFGSNIKLKRLEKKRELVIRIERLDVAKLIKKPSNLCMKKELRLERLPIINKKITPIKARGKIRKSPDQKLLKKNKNGVKELETSLKIAKIVLTPINLNDYPNLRSFQTDSPINRSNFKSSTADKKLTKNNSATRGSKSKILGRKKQSDSTLTSMRKRLVYTSTPDKSNSIEKRRRPNLKAVIKKVNSVVNNNLNVNSQLKKELRVNLVRLCMDDLVSWQSNVQKQNQIYKIFFKGIKSTRHEKMIRQLGGVITDNLTTATVLIAGKISKTYEFISALVRGIPIVSIDWLHMSIEKNRFIEPTEYLLEDVKAEKMLNFNFKKSLMRSRETSLLKDYFFVITSNISLLFTDKLTSLIESAGGKVLPRVPELLINEKIFIVCCKKDIRRFEKLYVDRRVGIVTAEFIIDSLLKQEFRFEGPSL, from the exons atgttaaatattgtgaaaaatcATTTAGAAAGACGATCAAAGTTGATCAAAGCCTCAAGAGAAaacggtaaaataaaaaaaagaacaacaGAGGTTATg GGTTCTGTAGCTTCAGTTCTTGGAATCTCTACTTTAGCTTCAAATACTAGCAACGCAGTTGAAAATAGTAATGGTGGTAATTGCGTACTag AGTCAAGTACAAATATGCCGGTGAAAAGTTTGAATAATGGAGAAAATGTTAACACTACTCAAGTTGAAGAAACGTCGATTAAAAGACAAAGTAAGTTGATCATAACAAAGGTagaaaacaacaaaattattgttgctcgtaaaataaatacaacgcAGAAGTCAGTTAAGTTCGTTAAAAGCTACTCGAACAATGATACCATTAATACTGGTGGTAAAACCACACCTGAAGAATCCGCTGTTTCAAGTACAGTTCCACATGATCCAGCAGTTGAAGAATCTGGGGCTCTAAGAAAAATATCTAATGATGTTGCAATTAGTGACACTGTAAGCCTAAAAAATGCAGTCACAAAATACAGAAAcgcagaaaaaataattgatttggGCGACTCCAGTGACTCTGGATCAACGATAGTATTGTcctatgatttaaataaaaacaaaaaaatgaagaaaagtAAGAATTGCTCGTCAAAAAATCCGAAGCGCGTGTTGATGAactttccaaaaaatttaaatggcaGATCTGCGTTATCAGTTCATAAGAAGTTTAATAAATCTGTGACAGTTATAAGTTCAAGTAAATTGGctgataagaaaaataataaaagtcaaGATATTTACGCTGATGATTCTGATTTAACTGTAATGTTCATGGCAGGCGAGCCCAATAAATCCcaaagtattattaaaaatgaaactaatGATGCTTATGCTGGTGATTCTGATTCAACTCTAGTATTGACACCTGATGAGCAGAATAAATCCCAAagtgttgataaaaataaagttaatacaTGTCTTGGAGATTATGATTCCCCTCTAACGTTGACACCTGACGAGCCcagtaaattacaaaatatcatcaagaataaaattaatgatgttTATGAAGGAGACTCGGACACAACTTTGATGTTGACGCCTGATGAGCCCAATAATTCCCAAAATATCATTAAGAATAAAGTTGATGACATTTATGAAGGTGATTCAGATGTGACGGTTCTTTTAACACCAACTGAAGAATGTGAGAatcgtaaaaaattaacgaacaAAACTAAGGAGTCAACTGAAACACCTGAGAAAGAATCTAAAAATTCGGGAACTTGGAAAAACTTAAGAAGTCAATCGACTGAGACTAAAGCTCCCTGTGCATTATCAAGCCAGGAATTAAAAGAGGAAGCTTCTAGAACATTTAGAGATggatcaattaatttatctggGCTTTCAGCTCATCAGCTAGAAGAGAAACTCTCTGAAATAATTGCAGATGGAGGTTCTAGTCAATTAGAGCCTCAGTCTCATCTTCTAACTCAAGAGAATGTTTTAAAATCTAGTCAAAATGATGATGATTCAGCTCACAAATCTGATAAGACTAATTCTTTAGAGGAAACATTGAAACTGAATGAAACTTTGGATATTCAAGAGCTTGATGATACATTGAAGTTGAGTCAAACTAATGAGTCAACTGATTCAAGCCTTATACATTTGAATTATCAATCGTATGATGAAAATTCCGATGGTGAATTGACAGATTCATCATTAGGAAAACTAGTGATTGATGAATCGCGtgataaaactataaattctATGGGTCctctaaatatttcaaatgttGATCAAAATAACGATGCACTGGACAACAAAGAGGGCTCAGCAGATGTCAGTATAAAGTCATTTGggtcaaatattaaattgaaaagacTGGAAAAGAAGCGAGAGCTAGTTATCAGGATCGAGAGGCTAGATGttgctaaattaattaaaaagccATCTAATTTATGTATGAAAAAGGAGTTGAGATTGGAACGATTaccgattattaataaaaaaattactcctaTTAAAGCGCGGGGTAAAATTCGTAAATCTCCTGATCAAAaactgctgaaaaaaaataaaaatggcgtTAAGGAATTAGAAACGTCTTTGAAAATTGCAAAGATTGTCTTGACTCCCATTAATTTGAACGATTATCCAAATTTGAGATCTTTCCAAACTGACTCTCCAATTAatcgttcaaattttaaatcttcgACAGCTGATAAGAAACTTACTAAAAATAACTCTGCTACTAGAGGTAGCAAGAGTAAAATTTTAGGACGTAAAAAACAATCTGATTCAACCTTAACGTCAATGCGAAAACGTTTAGTTTACACGAGTACTCCAGATAAGAGTAATTCTATTGAGAAGAGACGAAGACCGAATTTGAAAGctgtcataaaaaaagttaactcagttgttaacaataatttgaatGTAAATTCACAGTTGAAAAAAGAATTGAGAGTTAATTTAGTAAGACTTTGTATGGACGATTTGGTTTCGTGGCAGTCAAATgttcaaaaacaaaatcaaatttataaaattttttttaaaggcaTCAAAAGTACCAGGCATGAAAAAATGATACGACAACTTG gTGGGGTTATTACTGATAATCTTACAACTGCAACTGTGTTGATTGCTGGTAAAATCAGCAAAACTTATGAGTTCATAAGCGCTTTGGTTCGCGGGATTCCAATTGTTTCAATTGACTGGTTGCATAtgagtattgaaaaaaatagatttattgaacccactgaatatttattagaggATGTTAAAGCTgagaaaatgttaaattttaattttaaaaaaagtttgatgagATCAAGAGAAACTAGTCTtctaaaagattatttttttgtcattactTCAAATATCAGTTTGCTGTTTACTGATAAATTGACAA gcTTGATTGAATCAGCTGGTGGAAAAGTTTTACCGCGAGTACCTGAACTgttgataaatgaaaaaatatttattgtttgttgTAAAAAAGATATTCGACGATTTGAAAAGTTGTATGTAGATAGAAGAGTTGGAATTGTAACTGCAGAGTTCATTATTGATAGTTTATTGAAACAAGAATTTAGATTTGAAGGACCTAGTCTGTAG